In one window of Ovis aries strain OAR_USU_Benz2616 breed Rambouillet chromosome 3, ARS-UI_Ramb_v3.0, whole genome shotgun sequence DNA:
- the LIMS1 gene encoding LIM and senescent cell antigen-like-containing domain protein 1 isoform X1 produces the protein MFHIHTEQWSRQLLRTAITSTTQPGSLQRQKCVVLWRPGVRNQPGSSPNSCSGSFSVSDLLGITPPWPLIAWLCPPVAVPPVAMSSHSCVSSHGCVSPRMAVCPPAWLCVPLVAVHPPVAVCPDVALSSHGCVSLSVAVSTPTVAVFPLWLCVPPMAVCLPVAVCLPVAVCPFLWLCPPPLWLCSPCGYVSPPWLCVFPWLCVPFRGYVHPPPPPWLCVFPWLCPTPPPMAVFNPPHGCVPPWLCVPPWLCVFPWLCVPFLGCVHHPLWLCSPVAMSSHSCVSSPGCVPHGCVCPVAVFPLWLCVSLPVAVFPPVAVCPFLWLCVPFHGCVPPVAVCPFLWLCVPACGCVPPGAVFSLGLCTPFHGCVSLSAAVFPLCLCSLCGCVPPVAVCPFLWLCVPFRGCVPPVAVCPFLWLCVPSCGCVSLSMAVFPLWLCFPLWLCVPPVAVFPLWLCVPSCGCVSLPVAVCPFLWLCVPSCDCVSLPVAVCPFLWLCVPPVAVFPLWLCVPPVAVFPRGCVPPVAVCPFLWLCVPSCGCMSLPVAVVPFHGCVPPVAVFLLWLCVPPWLCVPSCGCVSLPVAVFPLCLCVFLWLCSPWGCVLPGAVFALGLCSPWGCVPLSMAVCPPCVCVPPVSVFPLWLCSPVAVCPFLWLCVPSCGCVPPGAVYPFPWLCVPFHGCVPPVAVSPCGCASCGIFLSVFSIFSPLVRAPDTWVSQPPVPVCPQLVP, from the coding sequence ATGTTTCACATTCATACAGAACAGTGGTCCCGTCAGCTTCTTAGAACTGCCATAACAAGTACCACACAGCCAGGGAGCCTTCAGAGGCAGAAATGTGTGGTTCTTTGGAGACCCGGGGTCAGAAATCAGCCTGGCAGCTCCCCCAACAGCTGCAGTGGGtctttcagtgtgtctgacttgTTGGGCATCACCCCACCTTGGCCTCTCATTGCATGGCTGTGTCCTCCTGTGGCTGTCCCCCCTGTGGCTATGTCATCTCATAGCTGTGTGTCCTCCCATGGCTGTGTGTCCCCCCGCATGGCTGTGTGTCCCCCCGCATGGCTGTGTGTCCCCCTCGTGGCTGTGCATCCCCCTGTGGCTGTGTGTCCCGACGTGGCTTTGTCTTCCCATGGCTGTGTGTCCCTTTCTGTGGCTGTGTCCACCCCCACTGTGGCTGTGTTCCCCCTGTGGCTGTGTGTCCCCCCCATGGCTGTGTGTCTTCCCGTGGCTGTGTGTCTTCCCGTGGCTGTGTGTCCCTTTCTGTGGCTGTGTCCACCCCCACTGTGGCTGTGTTCCCCCTGTGGCTATGTGTCCCCCCCATGGCTGTGTGTCTTCCCGTGGCTGTGTGTCCCTTTCCGTGGCTAtgtccaccccccgcccccaccgtgGCTGTGTGTCTTCCCGTGGCTGTGTCCAACTCCCCCCCCCATGGCTGTGTTCAACCCCCCCCATGGCTGTGTTCCCCCCTGGCTGTGTGTCCCCCCATGGCTGTGTGTCTTCCCATGGCTGTGTGTCCCTTTCCTTGGCTGTGTCCACCACCCCCTATGGCTGTGTTCCCCCGTGGCTATGTCATCCCATAGCTGTGTGTCCTCCCCTGGCTGTGTCCCCCATGGCTGTGTCTGCCCTGTGGCTGTGTTCcccctgtggctgtgtgtgtccCTTCCCGTGGCTGTGTTCCCCCCTGTGGCTGTGTGTCCCTTCCTGTGGCTGTGTGTCCCTTTCCATGGCTGTGTTCCCCCTGTGGCTGTGTGTCCCTTCCTGTGGCTGTGTGTCCCTGCCTGTGGCTGTGTTCCCCCTGGGGCTGTGTTCTCCCTGGGGCTGTGTACCCCTTTCCATGGCTGTGTGTCCCTTTCTGCGGCTGTGTTCCCCCTGTGTCTGTGTTCCCTCTGTGGCTGTGTTCCCCCTGTGGCTGTGTGTCCCTTCCTGTGGCTGTGTGTCCCTTTCCGTGGCTGTGTTCCCCCTGTGGCTGTGTGTCCCTTCCTGTGGCTGTGTGTCCCTTCCTGTGGCTGTGTGTCCCTTTCCATGGCTGTGTTCCCCCTGTGGCTGTGTTTCCCCTTGTGGCTGTGTGTTCCCCCCGTGGCTGTGTTCCCCCTGTGGCTGTGTGTCCCTTCCTGTGGCTGTGTGTCCCTTCCTGTGGCTGTGTGTCCCTTCCTGTGGCTGTGTGTCCCTTCCTGTGACTGTGTGTCCCTTCCTGTGGCTGTGTGTCCCTTCCTGTGGCTGTGTGTTCCCCCTGTGGCTGTGTTCCCCTTGTGGCTGTGTGTTCCCCCTGTGGCTGTGTTCCCCCGTGGCTGTGTTCCCCCTGTGGCTGTATGTCCCTTCCTGTGGCTGTGTGTCCCTTCCTGTGGCTGTATGTCCCTTCCTGTGGCTGTGGTCCCTTTCCATGGCTGTGTTCCCCCTGTGGCTGTGTTCCTCTTGTGGCTGTGTGTTCCCCCGTGGCTGTGTGTCCCTTCCTGTGGCTGTGTGTCCCTTCCTGTGGCTGTGTTccccctgtgtctgtgtgtcttcctGTGGCTGTGTTCCCCCTGGGGCTGTGTTCTCCCTGGGGCTGTGTTCGCCCTGGGGCTGTGTTCTCCCTGGGGCTGTGTACCCCTTTCCATGGCTGTGTGTCCCCCCTGTGTCTGTGTCCCCCCTGTGTCTGTGTTCCCCCTGTGGCTGTGTTCCCCCGTGGCTGTGTGTCCCTTCCTGTGGCTGTGTGTCCCTTCCTGTGGCTGTGTTCCCCCTGGGGCTGTGTACCCCTTTCCATGGCTGTGTGTCCCTTTCCATGGCTGTGTTCCCCCTGTGGCTGTGTCACCATGTGGCTGTGCCTCATGTGGCATCTTCCTCTCTGTCTTTTCCATCTTTTCTCCCCTCGTAAGGGCACCAGACACGTGGGTGTCACAGCCGCCTGTTCCAGTGTGCCCTCAGCTTGTGCCTTAG